The following are encoded together in the Insulibacter thermoxylanivorax genome:
- a CDS encoding ABC transporter permease has translation MRRRRRMRVLVLLTQLLLLTGAVGLWEYAGRNKWIDVLLFSYPSKIVGLLWENLQEGELLIHIGVTITETVLGFILGTLCGTCFAALIWWSPFLARVLDPFIVVLNSMPKVALGPIFIVAIGPGLGAVIAMALAITVIITTIVVYSSFKEVDANYVKVVRLFGGGRSTVFRRVILPASFPTIVSTLKVNVGLAWVGVIVGEFLVAKEGLGYLIIYGFQVFNFTLVIGSLFVIAIAATLMYQAVAYMENKLVRRQ, from the coding sequence ATGCGCCGCAGGCGGAGGATGAGGGTTCTTGTACTGCTCACGCAGCTGCTTCTTCTGACGGGCGCAGTGGGACTGTGGGAATACGCCGGTCGGAACAAATGGATCGATGTGCTGCTCTTCAGCTATCCGAGCAAGATCGTCGGTCTGTTGTGGGAGAATCTCCAAGAAGGCGAACTCCTCATCCATATCGGCGTGACGATCACTGAGACGGTGCTTGGTTTCATCCTGGGAACGCTGTGCGGGACCTGTTTCGCCGCGCTGATCTGGTGGTCGCCTTTCCTCGCACGGGTTCTGGATCCATTCATCGTCGTGTTGAACAGCATGCCTAAGGTGGCGCTCGGCCCGATCTTCATCGTCGCGATCGGTCCTGGTTTAGGAGCGGTCATCGCGATGGCGTTGGCGATCACGGTGATCATCACGACCATCGTGGTGTACTCAAGTTTCAAGGAAGTCGATGCCAACTATGTGAAGGTCGTACGGTTATTCGGCGGCGGGCGCAGCACGGTCTTTCGCCGCGTGATCCTGCCGGCTTCCTTTCCGACGATCGTCTCCACTCTGAAGGTGAACGTCGGCCTCGCCTGGGTCGGCGTTATCGTCGGCGAGTTCCTCGTCGCGAAGGAAGGCCTCGGTTATCTCATCATCTATGGTTTCCAAGTGTTCAACTTCACGCTCGTCATCGGCAGTCTGTTCGTCATCGCGATCGCCGCCACCTTGATGTACCAAGCCGTAGCTTATATGGAGAACAAGCTGGTGCGGCGCCAGTAG
- a CDS encoding ABC transporter ATP-binding protein — MARMVDVEDMSHVYVTDKGASLAVAGIHLSVEPGEFVSLVGPSGCGKTTILSVIAGLIQPTSGTVRIRGKPVNGPSAHVGYMLQQDYLFPWLTIWENAMTGLEIKKQVTSGSQAYVRQLLDQMGLAGAVNQYPSQLSGGMRQRAALVRTLAAKPDLLLLDEPFSALDYQTKLTLEDLVLETLRSEGKTAILVTHDLSEAIAMSDRVIVLGRNPGHIRRELHVPEPIRRALPLQAREEPGFHRLFRELWRELQETEGGEVDAEAEGR; from the coding sequence ATGGCCCGGATGGTAGACGTTGAGGATATGTCCCATGTGTACGTTACGGATAAAGGTGCTTCACTGGCAGTAGCGGGCATCCATCTGTCCGTAGAGCCTGGAGAGTTCGTCAGTTTGGTAGGTCCGAGCGGCTGCGGTAAGACGACGATCCTCTCGGTGATCGCCGGCTTAATCCAACCTACGTCGGGGACAGTGCGGATCCGGGGGAAACCTGTGAACGGTCCCTCCGCCCATGTCGGGTATATGCTGCAACAGGATTATCTGTTCCCCTGGTTGACGATCTGGGAGAATGCGATGACCGGGCTAGAGATCAAGAAGCAAGTGACTTCTGGCTCACAGGCCTATGTTCGTCAGCTGTTAGATCAGATGGGGCTTGCCGGAGCCGTGAACCAATATCCCTCGCAGCTGTCCGGCGGGATGCGGCAGCGGGCTGCGCTGGTTAGAACACTGGCGGCCAAACCCGACCTTCTGCTCCTCGATGAGCCCTTCTCAGCCCTTGATTATCAGACGAAGTTGACGCTGGAGGATCTCGTGTTGGAGACCCTTAGAAGTGAAGGGAAGACAGCGATTCTCGTAACCCATGATCTCTCGGAAGCCATTGCGATGAGCGACCGGGTCATCGTCCTTGGCCGCAATCCCGGGCATATCCGCCGGGAACTGCATGTACCGGAGCCGATCAGGCGGGCGCTGCCGCTCCAGGCAAGGGAAGAGCCGGGCTTTCACCGCTTGTTCCGCGAGCTGTGGCGCGAATTGCAGGAGACGGAAGGGGGAGAGGTAGATGCCGAAGCCGAAGGAAGATGA
- a CDS encoding ABC transporter substrate-binding protein — translation MNRRMLKGTAILLLMMLVLAAGCSSGGPTKITIGEVTRSIFYAPQYVALTQGFFADEGLDVELTTTPGGDRTMTALLAGTIDIALVGSETSIYVYAQGAEDPVINFAQVTQTDGTFLVSREQTADFGWEQLRGKTFLGQRKGGMPQMAGEYTLKKHGIDPHADMELIQNIDFANIAAAFSSGTGDYVQLFEPQATVFEQEGRGKVVASFGTESGRLPYTVFMTKRSFIDQHPELIQKFTTAVYRAQRWVQSESLDAVTDALMPYFPDTDREVVKRVVERYRSQGSFAEDPIIDEEEWNHLLDIMDEAGELPERVAHHLIVDNSFAERAVTMQQ, via the coding sequence ATGAATAGACGCATGCTTAAGGGAACAGCGATTCTGCTGCTCATGATGTTGGTGCTTGCTGCGGGATGTTCAAGCGGCGGCCCGACGAAGATTACGATCGGCGAGGTGACGCGCTCGATCTTCTATGCCCCGCAATATGTGGCGCTGACGCAGGGATTCTTCGCGGACGAGGGATTAGACGTAGAGCTTACGACGACACCAGGGGGAGACCGGACGATGACCGCACTTCTCGCGGGCACGATCGATATCGCTCTCGTCGGTTCGGAGACGTCGATTTATGTTTATGCACAAGGTGCGGAGGATCCAGTGATCAATTTTGCTCAAGTCACACAGACGGACGGAACCTTCCTTGTGTCCCGGGAACAGACTGCGGATTTTGGTTGGGAGCAGCTTCGCGGGAAGACCTTCCTGGGCCAGCGCAAGGGCGGCATGCCGCAGATGGCGGGCGAGTACACGCTGAAGAAACATGGGATCGATCCGCATGCAGATATGGAACTTATTCAAAACATCGATTTTGCGAATATTGCAGCAGCGTTCTCATCAGGTACTGGAGATTATGTTCAGTTATTCGAACCGCAGGCGACGGTATTCGAGCAAGAAGGCCGGGGGAAGGTAGTTGCTTCCTTCGGTACGGAGAGCGGCCGGCTGCCTTATACAGTGTTCATGACGAAGCGGAGTTTCATCGATCAGCATCCTGAATTGATTCAGAAATTCACCACTGCCGTGTATCGTGCTCAGCGCTGGGTGCAAAGCGAATCCTTGGATGCGGTAACGGATGCACTCATGCCGTATTTCCCGGATACCGATCGGGAAGTGGTGAAGCGGGTTGTAGAACGCTACCGCAGTCAAGGGTCCTTTGCAGAAGATCCGATCATCGATGAAGAGGAATGGAACCATCTGCTTGATATCATGGATGAAGCCGGAGAACTTCCGGAGCGGGTTGCCCATCATCTGATCGTCGACAACTCCTTCGCAGAACGTGCGGTAACTATGCAGCAATAG
- a CDS encoding TFIIB-type zinc ribbon-containing protein codes for MEREGVLIDACPTCKGVWLDRGELEKLMADEREDRWYEREYEAPSSSDPYRKYSQDRRRDHKRRTRSMLDILDDLFD; via the coding sequence GTGGAGCGGGAAGGTGTGCTCATCGACGCCTGTCCTACCTGCAAGGGCGTCTGGCTGGATCGCGGCGAGCTGGAGAAACTGATGGCCGACGAGCGGGAGGATCGTTGGTACGAACGAGAGTATGAGGCCCCTTCTTCTTCGGATCCTTATAGGAAATATTCTCAAGATCGCCGCAGAGATCACAAACGCCGAACAAGAAGTATGCTCGACATCTTAGATGACTTATTCGACTGA
- a CDS encoding DUF3298 and DUF4163 domain-containing protein: MELNALPVLVYTYPIQQPKLQAKVPIIRNVPSAAAEHAINQTIQNLYTAMIAETGYPQNPAVEVTSTYQIKTNERGVLSLSLIVYYFSGGAHGLTLQRSLTFDVQTGKSYNLSELFKPGAPYVERLSTIVREQIAARELPVFEPFNSIRPDQDYYIADKALVLYFQLYELVPYVYGFPYFPISVYQIQDLIDDNGPLGIMIP; encoded by the coding sequence ATGGAACTCAATGCTCTTCCCGTCCTTGTCTACACTTATCCCATCCAACAGCCCAAGCTGCAAGCGAAGGTGCCGATCATTCGCAACGTCCCGAGCGCTGCTGCAGAACACGCTATCAATCAAACGATCCAAAATCTATACACCGCAATGATCGCCGAAACCGGATATCCCCAGAATCCCGCCGTGGAGGTGACGAGTACTTATCAGATTAAGACCAATGAACGCGGCGTGCTCAGTTTATCGCTGATCGTGTATTATTTCTCCGGAGGTGCACACGGCTTGACATTGCAGCGCTCGCTGACCTTCGACGTGCAGACGGGGAAGAGTTACAACCTAAGCGAGCTGTTCAAACCCGGTGCCCCATATGTTGAAAGGCTGTCGACGATCGTTCGTGAGCAGATCGCCGCGCGCGAGCTGCCGGTATTCGAGCCCTTCAACAGCATCCGGCCGGATCAAGATTACTACATCGCTGACAAAGCCTTGGTCTTGTATTTCCAACTGTATGAACTCGTCCCATATGTCTATGGTTTCCCCTATTTTCCGATCTCCGTCTATCAGATTCAGGATCTCATCGACGACAACGGTCCTCTGGGAATCATGATTCCGTAA
- a CDS encoding MarR family winged helix-turn-helix transcriptional regulator, whose amino-acid sequence MSAQTAEDVQLSLKLFVVLSKASKVIMEGAVRDMKKYGVSPTEFTLMELLYHKGDFPLQQIGNKILMTSGSITYNIDKLENKGLIRRIPSEEDRRVIYARLTEEGRKLIERIFPLHSQAIHQLLSGLTDEEKETLIPLLKKLGIAAQQQLG is encoded by the coding sequence ATGTCTGCCCAAACGGCTGAAGATGTACAACTTTCGTTAAAACTATTCGTCGTACTCTCCAAAGCATCCAAGGTCATCATGGAAGGTGCAGTAAGGGATATGAAGAAATACGGAGTATCACCGACAGAATTTACCTTAATGGAATTATTATACCATAAAGGTGATTTCCCTCTGCAACAGATAGGCAATAAAATCTTAATGACGAGCGGCAGCATCACGTACAATATCGACAAACTCGAGAACAAAGGCCTCATCCGGCGCATCCCCAGCGAGGAGGACCGCCGCGTCATCTATGCCCGGCTGACGGAGGAAGGAAGGAAGCTGATCGAACGTATCTTCCCGCTCCACTCACAGGCCATCCATCAGCTTTTAAGCGGTTTGACCGACGAGGAGAAAGAGACGCTGATTCCCCTGCTGAAGAAGCTGGGAATCGCTGCCCAGCAGCAATTGGGCTAA
- a CDS encoding glycine betaine ABC transporter substrate-binding protein, translating to MKRFKTNLWFIGITLILSLALAGCTGTSNDVGSNNGANQGNAKGGKEITLVYVAWDSEIASTNVVKTVLEERLGYKVNILQVDNGPMWQGVAAGSADAMVAAWLPGTHGNYYEELKDDFVDLGPNLEGAAIGLVVPSYVDVNSIEELADPDVAAQFNGEIIGIESGAGVMLTTEKAIEEYGLDLNLVASSSAAMAQVLQEDYEAGKPIVVTGWTPHWMFAAMDLKYLEDPKKVYGDAENIHTIVRHGLQEDMPDAYAFLDKFYWTPEDMAEVMIQIADGADPAEAAKAWVDANPDKVDAWLE from the coding sequence TTGAAACGATTCAAAACAAACCTGTGGTTCATAGGAATTACTCTTATCCTGTCCTTAGCATTAGCGGGTTGTACTGGAACTTCCAACGACGTTGGAAGCAATAACGGCGCAAACCAAGGCAATGCCAAGGGCGGCAAAGAGATCACCCTCGTATACGTAGCCTGGGATTCGGAGATTGCCAGCACGAATGTCGTGAAGACGGTGCTGGAAGAGAGATTAGGGTATAAAGTTAACATCCTTCAAGTTGATAACGGTCCGATGTGGCAAGGGGTGGCTGCCGGCAGCGCTGATGCGATGGTTGCTGCATGGCTGCCCGGTACCCATGGCAACTACTACGAGGAATTAAAGGATGACTTCGTGGATCTGGGACCTAATCTTGAAGGAGCTGCCATCGGCCTTGTCGTGCCATCCTATGTGGATGTGAATTCGATCGAAGAACTGGCAGATCCTGATGTTGCCGCTCAGTTCAACGGTGAGATCATCGGGATCGAATCGGGTGCCGGGGTCATGTTAACAACGGAGAAGGCCATTGAGGAATACGGCCTGGATCTGAATCTCGTAGCGAGCTCTTCCGCGGCGATGGCGCAGGTTCTGCAAGAGGATTATGAAGCGGGTAAACCCATCGTGGTGACCGGTTGGACCCCGCACTGGATGTTTGCGGCGATGGATCTTAAATATCTGGAGGATCCGAAGAAGGTTTATGGGGACGCCGAGAACATCCATACGATCGTTCGCCATGGATTGCAAGAAGATATGCCGGATGCCTATGCCTTCCTGGACAAATTCTATTGGACGCCGGAAGATATGGCAGAAGTAATGATCCAGATCGCCGATGGCGCCGATCCGGCTGAAGCCGCTAAGGCTTGGGTAGATGCTAATCCCGATAAAGTTGACGCTTGGCTTGAATAA
- a CDS encoding ABC transporter permease, translated as MNLPKLPLDVWIDAVVDWLKNNIKPFFDLISTCISSIVSGFDWIFSIVPAWIMIIVFTVLAFLLSRWTIALFTFIGFLLIWNLDLWEPTMQTLSLVLTSALISIIFGIPIGIACAASKKVQNVVTPVLDFMQTMPAFVYLLPAVIFFRLGAVPGVIAAVIFAIPPTIRMTNLGIRQVPRHLVEAADAFGSTAMQKLIKLELPLAVPTIMAGINQTIMLSLSMVVIASMIGAQGIGEKVLSAVQRLETGKGFEAGLAIVILAVVLDRITQSIVNKRSKGSESH; from the coding sequence ATGAATCTACCGAAGCTTCCGCTCGATGTCTGGATCGACGCCGTCGTAGATTGGCTGAAGAACAACATCAAACCGTTCTTCGATCTGATCAGCACCTGTATCAGTTCGATCGTTTCCGGCTTCGATTGGATATTCAGCATCGTGCCCGCTTGGATCATGATCATAGTCTTCACAGTGCTTGCCTTCCTTCTCTCCAGGTGGACGATCGCGCTGTTTACCTTCATCGGTTTCCTGCTCATCTGGAATCTGGACTTATGGGAGCCGACGATGCAGACACTGTCACTCGTCTTAACGTCTGCTCTGATCTCGATCATCTTCGGGATTCCCATCGGCATCGCTTGTGCCGCCAGCAAGAAGGTACAGAACGTGGTTACGCCGGTCCTTGATTTCATGCAGACAATGCCCGCCTTCGTCTATCTGCTGCCAGCGGTGATCTTCTTCCGCCTGGGGGCAGTGCCCGGCGTGATTGCAGCGGTGATCTTCGCGATCCCGCCGACGATTCGCATGACGAACCTCGGGATCCGCCAAGTACCGCGGCATCTCGTGGAAGCAGCTGATGCCTTCGGTTCGACGGCCATGCAGAAATTGATCAAGTTAGAACTGCCTCTAGCGGTGCCGACGATCATGGCAGGTATTAATCAGACGATCATGCTCAGCCTCTCGATGGTCGTCATCGCCTCGATGATCGGAGCACAGGGGATCGGCGAGAAGGTATTGAGCGCGGTTCAGCGGCTGGAGACGGGCAAAGGATTTGAAGCGGGGCTGGCGATTGTGATCCTCGCGGTCGTGCTCGACCGGATCACGCAGAGCATCGTAAATAAAAGAAGTAAAGGGAGCGAAAGCCATTGA
- the proV gene encoding glycine betaine/L-proline ABC transporter ATP-binding protein ProV, with protein MPIIEVHNLTKIFGHDPRRALPLLEKKWSKEKILKETNLTVGVNQATFAIEEGEIFVIMGLSGSGKSTLVRLLNRLIEPTSGQVLIKGKDIVKMGREQLRQVRRKTISMVFQNFALFPHRTVLENVEYGLEIQGVDRQQRRERAMEALELVGLKGWENSRPDQLSGGMQQRVGIARGLANDPDILLMDEAFSALDPLIRKDMQDELVELQSRMKKTIVFITHDLNEALRIGDRIALMKDGSIVQIGTPEEILTNPANEYVEKFVEDVDLSKVLTASHVMKRAVTMTPDRGPRVALRFMHEYGISTIYVIDESRKLLGAVTADDASDAVKTGKSIHDILIRDVPTASPDTLLNDLFDMVSQTKVPVSVVDDKGRLMGIVIRGAVLAALSGNRTVEGSEG; from the coding sequence GTGCCGATTATCGAAGTTCATAATCTGACCAAAATCTTCGGCCATGATCCCAGAAGGGCTCTTCCGCTCTTGGAAAAGAAGTGGTCGAAGGAGAAGATCCTAAAAGAAACCAATCTCACGGTCGGCGTCAATCAAGCGACATTCGCCATCGAAGAGGGAGAGATCTTCGTCATCATGGGGTTGTCGGGCAGCGGCAAGTCCACGCTGGTCCGCTTGTTGAATCGACTGATCGAACCGACATCGGGCCAAGTACTCATCAAGGGCAAGGATATTGTGAAGATGGGACGTGAGCAGCTCAGGCAGGTTCGCCGCAAGACGATCAGCATGGTGTTTCAAAACTTTGCACTGTTCCCGCATCGGACCGTACTTGAAAATGTGGAGTATGGACTGGAGATACAAGGAGTGGATAGGCAGCAGCGGCGGGAACGCGCCATGGAGGCATTGGAACTCGTAGGACTGAAGGGCTGGGAGAACAGCCGGCCTGACCAATTAAGCGGCGGCATGCAGCAGCGGGTCGGCATTGCCAGGGGACTGGCTAATGATCCGGATATCTTGCTCATGGATGAAGCGTTCAGCGCTTTGGATCCGCTGATTCGCAAAGACATGCAAGATGAGCTTGTCGAATTGCAATCGCGGATGAAGAAGACGATCGTGTTCATCACGCATGATCTGAATGAGGCACTTCGGATCGGGGATCGCATCGCGCTTATGAAGGATGGTTCCATCGTGCAGATCGGAACACCGGAGGAGATCTTAACGAATCCGGCCAACGAATATGTAGAGAAGTTCGTCGAAGATGTGGACTTATCCAAAGTACTTACCGCATCACATGTGATGAAACGGGCGGTGACGATGACCCCCGACCGCGGCCCGCGCGTGGCGCTCAGGTTTATGCACGAGTATGGAATCTCTACGATCTATGTCATCGATGAATCCCGCAAACTGCTCGGTGCAGTGACCGCTGATGATGCATCGGATGCGGTCAAGACCGGGAAAAGCATCCATGACATCTTAATTCGCGACGTACCAACTGCCTCGCCGGATACGCTGCTCAATGATCTGTTTGACATGGTCAGCCAAACCAAAGTTCCTGTGTCCGTCGTAGACGACAAAGGAAGACTTATGGGGATCGTCATACGCGGTGCGGTATTAGCGGCGCTGTCCGGCAACAGAACTGTGGAAGGAAGTGAAGGATGA
- a CDS encoding GbsR/MarR family transcriptional regulator → MALDELAQLPEELAGRIEKSRQRVIETIGKNMDLYGVTLSVGYMYGNMFFRNHPVTLDEMAEVMGLSKTSVSTGMRTLQDLKMIHKVWNRGSRKDLYEVETDWYQTFADYFSIKWRKSVEMNRHALERSWREMNQLLAEHPDNEALANILRSDMEKIRAAIQYYDWLNRLIDTFESGRIFELVPIETRQEEYKQ, encoded by the coding sequence ATGGCTCTGGATGAACTTGCACAATTGCCCGAAGAGTTAGCCGGCAGAATCGAAAAATCACGACAACGGGTGATCGAAACCATCGGGAAGAATATGGATCTGTACGGGGTTACTCTCTCTGTCGGGTATATGTATGGCAATATGTTCTTTCGCAATCACCCCGTAACACTCGATGAAATGGCCGAAGTCATGGGCCTCAGCAAGACGAGTGTCAGCACCGGAATGCGAACATTACAAGATCTGAAGATGATTCATAAGGTTTGGAATCGAGGATCGAGGAAGGATCTCTACGAGGTGGAGACGGATTGGTATCAAACCTTTGCGGATTATTTCTCCATCAAGTGGCGGAAATCAGTGGAGATGAATCGGCATGCTTTGGAGCGTTCCTGGCGGGAAATGAACCAATTGCTTGCAGAACACCCGGACAATGAGGCGCTCGCGAATATCCTGCGCTCAGACATGGAGAAGATTCGTGCAGCCATTCAATATTACGACTGGTTAAACCGTCTCATCGATACCTTCGAATCCGGTCGTATCTTCGAACTCGTACCGATCGAAACGCGGCAAGAAGAGTATAAGCAGTAA
- a CDS encoding carbohydrate ABC transporter permease: MAWRKRFSLFDTINIILMLCLVVVTLYPFLNLLAVSLNDPADAMRGGIKLWPRVFTLENYKYVFSYSNVGHATMISALRAIIGTLVSVFCTAMVAYTISRKDFVLRKFVTIAFILTMYINGGLIPTYLLIRDLGLLNTFAVYILPGVIGVFNMIVIRSFIEGLPSEIMESAKIDGAGDFGVFFKIVLPLTIPALATVSLFVAVWQWNSWFDVFLYTSSRIELSTLQYELQKVLLSTSVNQGQTAADAFSQAEGGGPKVTPTTIRATMTIVASVPIIMVYPFLQKYFVQGMTLGGVKE; this comes from the coding sequence ATGGCATGGAGAAAACGTTTCAGTCTATTCGATACAATTAATATCATCTTGATGCTTTGCTTGGTCGTAGTCACGCTTTATCCGTTCTTAAACCTATTGGCTGTTTCTTTGAATGATCCAGCAGATGCCATGCGAGGCGGCATCAAATTGTGGCCTCGGGTATTCACTTTGGAGAATTACAAATATGTCTTCTCTTATTCCAATGTTGGTCACGCGACAATGATTTCGGCACTCCGCGCCATCATTGGTACACTGGTATCCGTGTTCTGTACAGCAATGGTCGCGTATACGATCTCTCGCAAGGATTTTGTCCTGCGCAAGTTTGTGACCATCGCGTTTATTCTTACGATGTATATAAACGGCGGACTTATCCCGACGTACCTCTTGATTCGTGACCTCGGTCTTCTGAATACCTTCGCTGTTTACATCCTGCCTGGTGTCATCGGGGTATTCAACATGATCGTCATTCGTTCCTTCATCGAAGGATTGCCGTCTGAGATCATGGAATCGGCGAAGATTGACGGAGCCGGCGATTTCGGTGTCTTCTTCAAGATCGTCCTGCCGCTGACGATACCTGCTCTGGCAACGGTCTCCTTGTTCGTTGCTGTATGGCAGTGGAACTCTTGGTTCGACGTATTCCTGTATACTTCATCGCGTATCGAGTTAAGTACGCTGCAGTATGAACTGCAGAAGGTCTTGCTCTCGACCAGTGTGAACCAAGGCCAAACCGCAGCGGATGCTTTCTCACAAGCTGAGGGCGGCGGACCTAAAGTCACACCAACGACGATCCGCGCAACGATGACGATCGTGGCGAGTGTGCCGATCATCATGGTCTATCCTTTCTTGCAGAAGTACTTCGTTCAAGGTATGACCCTTGGCGGTGTTAAAGAATAA
- a CDS encoding ABC transporter permease — protein MLRPRQEKTFFQKLWNQKALLAMSVPFLIWLFIFKYMPLWGWTMAFQDYKIARKFSEQEWIGFETFKRMLTNDHFWLVMRNTVVMSFIQIVLGFVTAITLAILLNELKNIYFKRVVQTISYLPHFISWVVAANIVTTVLASEGIINELLMKVGLIDTPIMWLLKGEYFWGIFGAAITWKELGWNTIIYLAAITMIDPSLYEAAEIDGAGRWRKIWHITLPGMKPVIVVLLIMNLGYIIESGFEPQYLLRNGTNKTYSENLDIFVLYYGMNMADYSLSTAASMFKTVVSFIFLFTANSIAKRLGESRLF, from the coding sequence ATGTTACGGCCTAGGCAAGAGAAGACATTTTTCCAGAAACTATGGAATCAGAAGGCTTTGTTAGCCATGTCCGTTCCTTTCTTAATCTGGTTGTTCATCTTCAAATATATGCCCCTCTGGGGTTGGACGATGGCTTTCCAGGATTATAAGATTGCGAGAAAATTCTCCGAACAGGAATGGATCGGCTTCGAGACCTTCAAACGGATGCTGACCAACGATCATTTCTGGTTAGTCATGCGTAACACCGTCGTTATGAGCTTCATCCAGATTGTATTAGGATTCGTAACAGCGATTACGCTTGCTATCCTGTTAAATGAATTGAAGAACATCTATTTTAAACGAGTCGTGCAGACGATCAGCTATCTGCCCCACTTTATCAGCTGGGTCGTTGCCGCAAATATCGTGACCACGGTCCTCGCATCTGAGGGGATCATCAACGAACTCCTGATGAAGGTTGGACTCATCGACACCCCGATCATGTGGTTGCTTAAAGGGGAATACTTCTGGGGAATATTCGGAGCGGCGATCACTTGGAAAGAGCTTGGGTGGAACACCATTATTTATCTGGCTGCGATTACTATGATCGACCCATCTCTATATGAGGCAGCAGAGATCGATGGTGCCGGCAGATGGCGGAAGATCTGGCATATCACCTTGCCGGGTATGAAACCCGTCATTGTGGTGTTGCTGATCATGAACCTGGGCTATATCATCGAGTCCGGTTTCGAACCGCAATACCTGCTGCGCAACGGTACGAACAAAACCTACTCGGAGAACCTGGATATATTCGTATTGTATTACGGTATGAATATGGCCGATTACTCCTTGTCAACAGCTGCTAGTATGTTCAAGACGGTCGTGAGCTTCATATTCCTGTTCACAGCCAACTCAATAGCGAAGCGTCTTGGCGAAAGCAGATTGTTCTAA